One window from the genome of Rhinolophus ferrumequinum isolate MPI-CBG mRhiFer1 chromosome 10, mRhiFer1_v1.p, whole genome shotgun sequence encodes:
- the BLOC1S1 gene encoding biogenesis of lysosome-related organelles complex 1 subunit 1 isoform X1 yields MLSRLLKEHQAKQNERKELQEKRRREAITAATCLTEALVDHLNVGPGEQLSGRRWHSCVAQAYMNQRKLDHEVKTLQVQAAQFAKQTGQWIGMVENFNQALKEIGDVENWARSIELDMRTIATALEYVYKGQLQSAPS; encoded by the exons ATGTTGTCCCGCCTGCTGAAGGAGCACCAGGCCAAGCAGAATGAACGCAAGGAGCTGCAGG AGAAGAGGAGGCGAGAGGCCATCACTGCAGCGACCTGCCTGACAGAAGCTTTGGTGGATCACCTCAATGTGGG GCCTGGGGAGCAGCTGTCAGGAAGGAGATGGCACAGCTG TGTGGCCCAAGCCTACATGAACCAGAGAAAGCTGGACCATGAGGTGAAGACCCTGCAGGTTCAGGCCGCCCAGTTTGCCAAGCAGACAGGCCAATGGATCGGGATGGTGGAGAACTTCAACCAGGCACTCAAG gaAATCGGGGATGTGGAGAACTGGGCTCGGAGCATCGAGCTGGACATGCGCACCATTGCCACCGCCCTGGAATACGTCTACAAAGGACAGCTGCAGTCGGCCCCATCTTAA
- the BLOC1S1 gene encoding biogenesis of lysosome-related organelles complex 1 subunit 1 isoform X2 — MLSRLLKEHQAKQNERKELQEKRRREAITAATCLTEALVDHLNVGVAQAYMNQRKLDHEVKTLQVQAAQFAKQTGQWIGMVENFNQALKEIGDVENWARSIELDMRTIATALEYVYKGQLQSAPS, encoded by the exons ATGTTGTCCCGCCTGCTGAAGGAGCACCAGGCCAAGCAGAATGAACGCAAGGAGCTGCAGG AGAAGAGGAGGCGAGAGGCCATCACTGCAGCGACCTGCCTGACAGAAGCTTTGGTGGATCACCTCAATGTGGG TGTGGCCCAAGCCTACATGAACCAGAGAAAGCTGGACCATGAGGTGAAGACCCTGCAGGTTCAGGCCGCCCAGTTTGCCAAGCAGACAGGCCAATGGATCGGGATGGTGGAGAACTTCAACCAGGCACTCAAG gaAATCGGGGATGTGGAGAACTGGGCTCGGAGCATCGAGCTGGACATGCGCACCATTGCCACCGCCCTGGAATACGTCTACAAAGGACAGCTGCAGTCGGCCCCATCTTAA
- the RDH5 gene encoding retinol dehydrogenase 5: MWLLLLLLGALLWAALWLLRDQQSLPPSEAFVFITGCDSGFGRLLALRLDQRGFQVLASCLTPSGAEDLQRVASSRLHTTLLDVTDPQSIQRAAKWVKARVGETGLFGLVNNAGVAGIIGPTPWLTRDDFHRVLNVNTLGPIGVTLALLPLLQQARGRVINITSVLGRLAANGGGYCVSKFGLEAFSDSLRRDVAPFGIRVSIVEPGFFQTPVTNLKSLEDALQACWARLPPATQAHYGEDFLTKYLKVQQRVMNLICDPDLTKVSRCLEHALTARHPRTRYSPGWDAKLLWLPASYLPASLVDAVLTWVLPKPAQAVY; encoded by the exons ATGtggctgcttctgctgctgctgggaGCCTTGCTCTGGGCAGCGCTGTGGTTGCTCAGGGACCAGCAGAGCCTGCCCCCGAGTGAGGCCTTCGTCTTCATCACCGGCTGTGACTCAGGCTTCGGGCGGCTTCTGGCACTGAGACTGGACCAGAGAGGTTTCCAAGTCCTGGCCAGCTGCCTGACCCCCTCAGGGGCAGAGGACCTACAGCGGGTGGCCTCCTCCCGCCTCCATACCACCCTGCTGGATGTCACTGATCCCCAGAGTATCCAGCGGGCAGCCAAGTGGGTGAAAGCACGTGTTGGGGAAACAG GGCTTTTTGGTCTGGTGAATAATGCTGGTGTGGCTGGCATCATTGGGCCCACACCATGGCTGACCCGGGATGACTTCCATCGAGTGCTGAATGTGAACACACTGGGTCCCATCGGGGTCACCCTTGCTTTGCTACCCCTACTGCAGCAGGCCCGGGGCCGGGTGATCAACATCACCAGCGTGCTGGGTCGCCTGGCAGCCAACGGTGGGGGCTACTGTGTCTCCAAATTTGGCCTGGAGGCCTTCTCAGACAGCCTGAG gcGGGACGTGGCTCCTTTTGGGATACGAGTCTCCATCGTGGAGCCTGGCTTCTTCCAAACCCCTGTGACAAACCTGAAGAGTTTAGAGGACGCCCTGCAGGCCTGCTGGGCACGGCTGCCTCCAGCCACTCAGGCCCACTATGGAGAGGACTTCCTCACCAAGT ACCTGAAAGTGCAGCAGCGTGTCATGAACCTGATCTGTGACCCGGACCTAACCAAGGTGAGCAGGTGCCTGGAGCATGCCCTGACTGCTCGTCACCCCAGAACCCGCTACAGCCCAGGCTGGGATGCCAAGCTGCTCTGGCTGCCAGCCTCCTACCTGCCAGCCAGCTTGGTGGATGCTGTGCTCACCTGGGTCCTCCCCAAGCCTGCTCAGGCAGTCTATTGA